A stretch of DNA from Bacillus sp. SM2101:
GACATACTAAATTACCTACATTTTCTAATATAACGAAGTCAATGCCTTCTGTTCCTAATCCTGATAAGCCTTGTTTAGTCATATCAGCATCAAGGTGACACATTCCACCTGTGTGCAATTGGATAACTTTTGTACCTGTTTGTGCAACAGTATGAGCATCGACATCTGAGTCAATATCTGCTTCTAACACCCCAATGCTCATTTCATTCTGCAAAGCTTCAATTGTTTTTACAACAGTAGTGGTTTTACCTGAACCAGGTGATGACATTAAATTTAATAAAAAGGTTTTGTCTTTTTTTAAATCGCTTCTAAGCATAGCTGCCTGTTGGTCATTATCTTTGAAAACGCTTTCTTTAATCTCAAGTATTTTATAAGTTTCCATACTATTTCCCCCTCTATTTGATCATTAACGACCAGGTGGATATGAACATAAATACTCTATTGGAAAACAAATACATTACCTTCAAAATCAGTATAGCACTTAATAATCTTACGAAATTCGAACTTTTTGTGTTCTTTTTTACATCATTTCGAGACTGCAATTTATCTACGTATTTCACAGATCTGACAAGAATATGAATATATACTTTTTCATGAATCACTATATTTTTATAATCTCTTAGGACATGAAATAGACATTTTGAAGACTAGTGTTTAAATTTCATCATCTTATTTTGATTTCAAAACCCCCTATATTTCTATGGTTAAGAAAGAAATATCGATAAAAACATTTATTAACTATACATACTGACTAATAAAATGTTTAGGCAGTTGACTTAAAAATATCTAGAAGATATATTAGAATTATTTAAATTTGAATATTTGTATTTAACTATTAATAAAGGAGCCATTTTTATGAATAAAGCACAGTTTATTGTTTTAGGTATCTTAGAGCAGTTAGGAGAAGGTAGCGGTTATGATATTAAACACATATATGATCAAAATAAATTCTACCAGTGGGTAGATATAAAAATAGGCTCAATCTATCATGCTATAAAGCAGCTCCACAAAGAAAGTTTTATTAGTGAAGTGAAAAAATTACAAGAGGGAAACTATCCAACGAAGACAATATATACTGTTACAAACGAGGGGAAAAAGAAATTTGATACTCTACAGAAAAAATCGTTTTTAGGTTTATTTCCTGATTTTTATGGCTTTAAATTAGCACTAAAATTAAATACTCGTCGTACAGAAGAAGAAATTAATGAATACGCTCAAATGGCAATACAAATTATCGATGAAAAATTAGACGCAATGAAAGCACATTTAAATTCTTTGGAACCGAACAGTCACAGGTATACATACGATTCTTTTTTCATTCAGCATGATCAACGGTTATATGAAGCAGAAAAAGAATGGATTCAAGAGTCAGTTAAAAATATCGATCTAATTATGCGTTTAGAACAGTAATTAATAGCTAGCCACTTCAGAATTTAAGCATTGACAATTATTCAAATTTGAATATAATGTAAGTAACTAGTCAAATTTGAGTAATAATTTTGGAGGGGTTATATTGAGAGCTAGCTACGTGGAAAATGGAACTTTAGCCATCACTTTATTAATCACTGGAATTATGGCAGGATTTTTCTATACCTATACGTTTAATGTAAATTTAGCCATGTTAGAAGTAGACGGTGAAATATACGCAATTGTGCAGTCTCTATTTAACGAAAATGTTAGACACTTTATGTTTTTCATTTTTTTCTTTGGTGGTGGAGCAGCATCTATTATTGCAATATTAGTTAATTTAAAGCACTATAAGTCTTTTTCGTTTTGGTTAATCGTTACTGCTGGGCTGATATACATTTTTGGTATTATTATTTTCACTTCCCAAGTAAACCTACCTCTTAATTATGAAACAGAAAGCTGGATACCTAAGGCAGTGCCTGAAGATTGGATGCAAACCCGTGATGCATGGAACCAAGCAAATGCACTGCGAGTTATCTTCTCTTCTGTTTCGTTTGCTTGCTATATACTTGCTTTATTCCTAAGAGCATCCAAGATACCTAACCCTCAAAATATTTAAATAGCATGGTAAGTGCCAATTGATACTTACAGTCACTACTACACATAAATTGGCACTTATTATATTAATTGATTACTTATACTTTTCACACAAGAAAAAATCACTAATGAAAACAATTTGGTTACAGTTAATATCACTAGATATACTTACTTAAATTCCTATCATTCTTTAAAATAATTGAATCATATGTATTTTCATCTAGTTTACAAGATCTTTGGTTTACTTTCCTTTTCAAAAACAGCATTCCAGTGAAACATCATCTTAAAGATTTTTAGTGTTGGATAATAGTTTGCTTTTTCCAATCTTATTTTTTGTAGGATAAATCTCTTTATAATCCTTACTATTCTATTCGAGTATGGTGTATCCAAAAAAATAATTAGTCAGCGTTCTGAAAGCTTTACTCCACCCATTTATGAGTATGGGCACCCTCTATAATCCAAGTACTCGAACCGACTATTCCTCCTAAATATTTATCTCTTTCGCCTTCCTTTCTACGGATGTCACCGGCATCATGTCTTTTCCACACAACATGATCTAATTCATAATAAGGGATATTCAACGAATTTGATAAAGTCCTTGCTAGAGTTGTTTTTCCACTTCCAACTGAACCTACAATATGAATTTTTTGAGGAATACTATTATTCATATATTTATCACCACTTACTAACAATTTTGCTATTAGAGTTTTCATTCAATAAAAGTAAATTATGTCAACACCGACAAAATTGCTCTTAATCACATATCCAATCATTCCAGGTGTACACTTTAAACTCCTTCCTCTCATCAACTGGACCAACAAAAAGGCACTTTCCATTTTACAGAAAAGTGCCACCTGTCCAATTTTACCGCAATGATTATGTACTTAATATTTGAAGCTGTTAAATAAAAACTCCCTGCTTTTTAATAAAAGGAATTTATTCATAACATGTTGCTACTTCTATCGCGCAATCATCAATAAGGAAAATTCTATATAGTCGTAGTTGTTCAAGTTGCGAAAACTTTATCAATGACTAGTTGATTCTTGTGCCCATCATCAATAAGTGGTAAATCCTCATCTAACTTTTCATAAGTAAGATATTCGTAGACCTTTTCTAAAAAGGGCAAGAATGCAGGATAGTAACGATTTGCAATATCCGAAAGTTCTATAGCTTTGTTTTTTTGTTCATGTAATACTACTTCTTGGATAGGTTGATTTATTTTTTCTATTAATAATTTGTCATCATTTTTTAGAGTAACTGTCCCTAAATCACCGTAAATTTTCAAGCTAGAACCTATGCCGTGATTAACCCCAGTTAAAAGCTGAATAGAAAAAGTCGTGTTATTCGTCATTTTGCCATGAATGAAGAAAGCATCATCAGCGTCTCTTTCCTCCCCACCCCCATATGGGACATGAGTATGTACTAAACCGTTAACTGTATCGACCTCTGCATTAATTAGCCAACGCAAACAATCGATCATATGAGAGCCGAGTGCACCTAGCATACCTCCATATTGTTGTTTCTGTCCTAACCAACCTCTTTTGTTTGTAACAAGATTTTGATACTGTGAGTAACTAACATGGTATTCAAAATGCAATAGTTCACCAATTTCATTGTTCTGAATAAGAGACTTTACTCGTTGACGACTCGGTAAATACCTCCACTCAAAGTCAATAATAACCTTTTTATTATAATGCTTTGATAGTTGTATAAGTTCAGCAGATTGTTGACTGTTCGTAGTAAAAGGCTTTTCACAAACAACATGAATCCTTCTTTCTAACGCGTACTTTACCATTTCATAATGGTGAACTGGCATAGAACTAACAAATAGAACATCTAAACTTTCATTATCTAGCATCTGTCTCCAATCTTGATAATGAACAAAGCTATTCAAATCATTATTTAACTCATCTGGTATTTGGTGACGCTTCATTGTACAAACAGCGACTAAATCCATCTCTTCCTGAGCCTGAATGATTGGAGCTTGAACTCGCAAACCAAACCCACCACCTATAATTCCAACTTTCATAAAACCAACTCCCTCAATATTGTGATAGTCATCATATTAAACCCTCTTCATTCAAGCTGTGGTATTTCACATCATTATTCGTACATTAGCAAAGTCTATGGTAAAACCCATTTATCTTCATACCTTTTTTAAATCATTATTCTAATAATAAATGTACTCCCGAAGTGATGAATAAAGTGATTTCATTAATTATACTAGAGTGCAGTTTCCTTTAAAAATACTAAAAGTATATGGAAATATATGCTAATATTAACAGTGAAAGGTTATAAAAATCATAGAATACACATCCGCAAATTAGTGAAAAAAACAACACGAAAAGAACCTTATTCAGCCACCTACATCAAGTTAAAGTTGAGAAAGGTAGTTTTTCAAGGAAGGAGGAGAGCAATGAAAAAAAATTGAGTGTGTTATCCGCCATATCGTTCATCATTGGACTTATTACGTTTGTATTGATGTTAATCGGTATAGATGATTATTTATATAACTTCGGAATTTTCGTTTCAGTTATTGGGTTATTTCTGGCAATGTTTGCAGAAAAAGGGCTATCTAGAAAAATTGGCTTAGTTGGTAATAGCGTCATTGTATTGTTTATAATTATTATACCCCTCATTGTTACGACGTTTTTTTGGAATACGCCTTAATTTTAATTTTAGGATTATAAAAGAATTAATAGCATAATAAAAAGCTCAGGATGAAAACTCTGAGCTTTTTTGATGATTATACACTTTAAAACAATTTTTCCTCATCATTTACACGTACTTAAACACTTCTATTTCTTTAAATCTATTACTATTTCATCTAGCACCATTTCTTCAGTTTCTATAATTTGATAGCCCGCTTCTTCTTCCTCGATCCAATCTATTAATGACACATGTGGCGTGACGTATAATTTTGTTGCATTTGGATCAAGAAGCTCGAAGGTTTTCACCCGAAGCTTATTATATGCATCAATACTACCTCCATCATTCATTTGGCCTGTATAGCGATTTCCTAAGTCATCTCGAATTTCTATATCAGTATCTATCATATCCCACTTATTTCGATCTACATCCCTCGTCGATTGCTGTTGAATATACACAATCGACGTTAACGGAGTAACTAATAACCTATGAACATTGACTGTTATCGCATCTTGTTTAACACTATCATAAACGTCATATACTTCTCCATCTAGTGCGCTTACAGGAAAATTAAACTTCCATTCTCCTCTGATTTCTTGTTGTTTACTTGGGAGGTTAATACCTTTAATCTCCCATTCTACAGTTGCTGTATCATTATTATAGCCATGGCCAATATTTATGCTTTGCATGCCGACATAAGTATTGTCATCGATTTTTTTAGTTCCACCGCTCCCTCTATGTACATATGTGTCTTTACTTTTATCATATTCATAAGTTGAAATACCTGAGCCACCGCTCGCACCACTTATGTATAGTGATTCAACCAAAAGAAGCTCTTCACCTAAATCATCATGACTTTCTATAGAATATGTAAAAAATACAGACTCCCCATCAAATACCGCATCCTTAATTGTCACTTTAATTCCGTTGCTCTCCGCGGTTAAATTCATTTCCTTAGCATACTCCTGATGCTGATCGTAAAGATGCGTTTTACCTAAAAATTTAAACAAATCCCCCACAATTGGTATACCCACAGCTTGTGTAGGAAACGTTAAAACCAACGTAGTTAATGTAAGACAGGCGATCATTGAAGCTATAGCAACATTTCTTTTCCAACTTCTCGTTTTGTTCTTTTTATTTACTGACTGCTTTAATACCTTTTTCACTTTGTTTTTTTCAAATTCATCAACTTTCATTTCTTCAAATTCATTTTCATCCATGTCTAAGTCATTCAATAATTCATAGATATCTTTCATATGACATTCCCCCTTAAATGAAGGTTCGTAGCTTGTTTAGACAAATTCTTTTTTCCTCTGTATATTCGATTATCTACGGACGATTTAGTCAGCCCTACTTTTTGGGATATTTCTTCATTGTTTAACCCAAGAAAAAATTTCATAATAAATATATTACGATCTACAGGCTCCAATTCGTTGATAAGCTGTAATAACTCTGTTCTATCCTCTGCCATAATCAGTTCATCTTCCACTGATTTTCCATCGATAATATCTATTTCGCGAGAAGTAGATTCACGATTCTTAATAGCTTTTCGGTAATAATCTATCGCTTTGTATTTAGCAATAGCGCAAATCCATTTTTTGAAATCATTCTCGTCACCAGAGAATTTTTTAGCATTGTTCCAAATTGATAGGAAAGTATCGTTTGTACATTCTTCTATTATGCCTTCATTGTTAAGTGGAGAAAGAACTTTATATGTGATTCCTTTTATTAATGGCAAATAGTTATCAACAATAAACTCTAAAGCGTCTTCTTTTTGGCGCTGTAATCTCCGTATAAAATTTTTATTAGTAGACTTCATGTAACTTATTCTCCTTTTTGTAAGACTGCTTTCGCATTAAATATTGAATAATAAGATATATTCACGTTCAATTGCACCTTAATTAAAAAAATGCCAATCAGCTAAAATTATCGTCTAGCACCCAAATCTATATAATTATTAAGTTGCGAAAAAAGTCTCTTGTAAAAGCTTTTACACCTTATACAACGGATGAAAAATGAAATTTTCGCACATATTTGTAAAAAAATTATAAATTTATGTAAAATTAGTCTAATTGGGCAGAGATGTACATATTTGCAGTTAATTATAAGGGTGTTAACTAGTCATTTCAGATTGTTACAAATAAAAATCTTCCTTTAGCCAAAATAAATGATGCAACCCTTTAGGATTGCATCATTTATTTTGTAGCTCGATACACGAGCTTCTTTTAATTAGCTTGTGTGGAATAATTACTCTTTTGATCGGTTCTTCTGGACTTTCAACATGTAAAATGAGATTTTTTGCGGCTTCATAGCCAAGCTGATATATATTAATATCGACTGATGTTAGTGGTGGTCTTGCAATCTCTGATAATAAAACGTTGTTAAAGCTTACAACAGATATATCATCAGGTACAACTTTGCCCATCCTATCTAGCATATTCAGTACACCTAATGCCATGACATCATCTGATACAACTAATGCGGTAGGAGGTTGAGAAAGAGACATCAGTTCCAAAACCGCCTCTTGTCCCCCCTCCTTTAAAAATTCTTCATGGATTACATATTCATGTCTATATGTTAGTTGAGCTTCATGAATCGCTTTTTCATAACCGCCAAGTCGATCTATCGTTACAATAAGATGGTTATCCCCACCTACAAAGCCAATTCGCTCATGTCCAAGCTGGATTAAATATTCTGTTACTTCTTTTGCTGCTCGAAAATTATTATTATCAATATGAGTAATATCCTCAACATTTGTAAAAGGCTTGCCTATGACTACAAAGGGAAAATCCTTGTCACGCAAATATTGTAATACTTCATCATCCACACGAGAATATAAGAGGATAATGCCATCAACACGTCTTCCCTGTACCATTTGCATGACACCATCAAGCTTTTCGTCATCGGTTCCACCTGTTGATATATGCAATGCATATTGTTTCACATGGGCAGCAGCGCTAATTCCACGAATGACTTCAGGGAAAAAAGGATTTTGTAACGCTTTATCAGCTGTACTAGGCATCACTAACCCGATCGCTCTAGTAGAGTTATTCGCTAAGCTTCGCGCATTAAAATTAGGGTGATAGCCCAATTCCTTCATTGCTGCACGCACTCGTTCCTTCGTTTTATCACTAATTCGAGGGTGGTTGGCAATTACCCTTGAAACTGTTGACGGAGCAACATTTGCATGCTTTGCTACATCTTTAATTGTAACTACCATTTTTCCACTCCTCTTTCTTTTAGTTGGTTACAAATTAACCTTCCATTAACTAAGTTTGTTTTTCGAACTAATAAATAAGCTTCTTTGTATTTTTTCTTCTATATAGATGATAATCACAT
This window harbors:
- the hypB gene encoding hydrogenase nickel incorporation protein HypB → METYKILEIKESVFKDNDQQAAMLRSDLKKDKTFLLNLMSSPGSGKTTTVVKTIEALQNEMSIGVLEADIDSDVDAHTVAQTGTKVIQLHTGGMCHLDADMTKQGLSGLGTEGIDFVILENVGNLVCPAEFDTGASKNAMILSVPEGDDKPLKYPLMFEVADVLLINKMDAIDIFDFDVEAVRERVHKLNPKIKVIPISAKTGEGISEWVEWIRTQIKSWNE
- a CDS encoding PadR family transcriptional regulator, producing MNKAQFIVLGILEQLGEGSGYDIKHIYDQNKFYQWVDIKIGSIYHAIKQLHKESFISEVKKLQEGNYPTKTIYTVTNEGKKKFDTLQKKSFLGLFPDFYGFKLALKLNTRRTEEEINEYAQMAIQIIDEKLDAMKAHLNSLEPNSHRYTYDSFFIQHDQRLYEAEKEWIQESVKNIDLIMRLEQ
- a CDS encoding DUF1772 domain-containing protein is translated as MRASYVENGTLAITLLITGIMAGFFYTYTFNVNLAMLEVDGEIYAIVQSLFNENVRHFMFFIFFFGGGAASIIAILVNLKHYKSFSFWLIVTAGLIYIFGIIIFTSQVNLPLNYETESWIPKAVPEDWMQTRDAWNQANALRVIFSSVSFACYILALFLRASKIPNPQNI
- a CDS encoding Gfo/Idh/MocA family oxidoreductase translates to MKVGIIGGGFGLRVQAPIIQAQEEMDLVAVCTMKRHQIPDELNNDLNSFVHYQDWRQMLDNESLDVLFVSSMPVHHYEMVKYALERRIHVVCEKPFTTNSQQSAELIQLSKHYNKKVIIDFEWRYLPSRQRVKSLIQNNEIGELLHFEYHVSYSQYQNLVTNKRGWLGQKQQYGGMLGALGSHMIDCLRWLINAEVDTVNGLVHTHVPYGGGEERDADDAFFIHGKMTNNTTFSIQLLTGVNHGIGSSLKIYGDLGTVTLKNDDKLLIEKINQPIQEVVLHEQKNKAIELSDIANRYYPAFLPFLEKVYEYLTYEKLDEDLPLIDDGHKNQLVIDKVFAT
- a CDS encoding DUF4179 domain-containing protein produces the protein MKDIYELLNDLDMDENEFEEMKVDEFEKNKVKKVLKQSVNKKNKTRSWKRNVAIASMIACLTLTTLVLTFPTQAVGIPIVGDLFKFLGKTHLYDQHQEYAKEMNLTAESNGIKVTIKDAVFDGESVFFTYSIESHDDLGEELLLVESLYISGASGGSGISTYEYDKSKDTYVHRGSGGTKKIDDNTYVGMQSINIGHGYNNDTATVEWEIKGINLPSKQQEIRGEWKFNFPVSALDGEVYDVYDSVKQDAITVNVHRLLVTPLTSIVYIQQQSTRDVDRNKWDMIDTDIEIRDDLGNRYTGQMNDGGSIDAYNKLRVKTFELLDPNATKLYVTPHVSLIDWIEEEEAGYQIIETEEMVLDEIVIDLKK
- a CDS encoding sigma-70 family RNA polymerase sigma factor; this translates as MKSTNKNFIRRLQRQKEDALEFIVDNYLPLIKGITYKVLSPLNNEGIIEECTNDTFLSIWNNAKKFSGDENDFKKWICAIAKYKAIDYYRKAIKNRESTSREIDIIDGKSVEDELIMAEDRTELLQLINELEPVDRNIFIMKFFLGLNNEEISQKVGLTKSSVDNRIYRGKKNLSKQATNLHLRGNVI
- a CDS encoding LacI family DNA-binding transcriptional regulator, with amino-acid sequence MVVTIKDVAKHANVAPSTVSRVIANHPRISDKTKERVRAAMKELGYHPNFNARSLANNSTRAIGLVMPSTADKALQNPFFPEVIRGISAAAHVKQYALHISTGGTDDEKLDGVMQMVQGRRVDGIILLYSRVDDEVLQYLRDKDFPFVVIGKPFTNVEDITHIDNNNFRAAKEVTEYLIQLGHERIGFVGGDNHLIVTIDRLGGYEKAIHEAQLTYRHEYVIHEEFLKEGGQEAVLELMSLSQPPTALVVSDDVMALGVLNMLDRMGKVVPDDISVVSFNNVLLSEIARPPLTSVDINIYQLGYEAAKNLILHVESPEEPIKRVIIPHKLIKRSSCIELQNK